The genomic segment GTTCGGATCCGCGTAGAAGTCGCTCTGCTCGACCTGCGCTCCGCCGATGAGACCGGCCAGTCCGATCGCGGCGAGTTCGTCCGCCTCCGAGACGTAGTACACCGTCGTGTCGGGGAAGTCCTGCTGACCGGCGGCGCCGTAGGTGATGAGGTCGTCCGGCCACTGCGCGTTGATGAGACTCTCGCGCAGCTGCACGTCGAGCCCCTCCTCGGGGGTGGCATTGAGGATGAGGACCGAGTAGGTCGTGTCGACGACACCCGTCGGCTCGGGTGTGGGCACGACAGCGTCCTCGGCCGCGGGGAAGAGCGTGATCCGCCCCATCATCAGCAGGGCGACGAAGATGCCGGCGACGATGAGGACGAGGGCGGCGACGAACGACCACAGCAACACGA from the Microbacterium ginsengiterrae genome contains:
- a CDS encoding LytR C-terminal domain-containing protein, with the translated sequence MPQPVRDRFDDVPRTSGRVGAHRAEAPGMNGWIVLLWSFVAALVLIVAGIFVALLMMGRITLFPAAEDAVVPTPEPTGVVDTTYSVLILNATPEEGLDVQLRESLINAQWPDDLITYGAAGQQDFPDTTVYYVSEADELAAIGLAGLIGGAQVEQSDFYADPNNPDQRQLVVVIGLDRSTTAPDAEETPAE